The nucleotide sequence AGGAAGCACCATTGACCGAGGCCGGAGAAGGCTTCACTGAAGGAAACCTTGATTTACAAAACCTGTCCACACCTCAGACCGGAGCGCCTGTTGAAAACATCAACACCAAGGGCGATGCACCTGCAAACACAGGAAATAACCAAACAACAGGAGGAGGCCGATAATGAAAAAACTTATCACAATCTTAATATTTTTGACGGTTTTAATACCGCTTGTTGCTCTCTCCTATGATGACAACGAATACCAGAGAAAAAGCAGGGCTTATACTGAACTTGCAGCGAAGGCCTATGATGAAGGAGATTACGAAGCCTCGATAGAATATTCAAAGCTTGCAGAAAGCTATGCACAGCAGTCGGCGGATTTTATTCAAAGAATGCTGGCTAAAACCGAAGCTGAACAGGAAATGAACAAGGCACGTACCAGATTCACTTGGGCAAAGGCAAACGGAGCTGAAGAAAAATATCCCGATGCCTATAGGACTGCAGAAGAAGCCTTAAACGCAGGAAGCATAGCCTTCGATAACGAAAACTATGATGTAGCAGTCGTATGTGCCCAAAGAGTAATGGACGCTCTTTCGGTAGTTAAGGGAAAGGATGACACAGGTCTTGCAGAGCTTCCTTCTCAATATAGAATCAGGACATGGAGAGGAGAAAAGGACTGTTTGTGGAATATAGCAGCCAAAAAGGAAGTCTATGGAAATCCCTTTATGTGGCGTAAGCTGTATGAGGCTAACAAGGATAAGCTCCCTGATGCAAACAATCCAAACTGGGTAGAACCGGATATTATTTTAACGATTCCGTCCATTAAAGGCGAAAAAAGATCAGGTCTCTACGATCCTTCAAAAACCTATAAACGGTTTAAATAAGAATTCGGCTAAAATTAAAAAAGCCTCCAAAATCTTTTAGACTTTGGAGGTTTTCTTATTAAGAGCTTTTACTTAAGTCCCATCAAGGTTTTAACATCGGTAATCTCATACCCCATTTCGGTTAAAACATCTATCAATAGCTGTAAATTATAATAAAGATAATCGCTCCTAGTTGAAAGGCTTCTGCCAATGCGTATGGGAATTATAGAACCCGGCTGAACCGCATCAGCTATATCTTCAATTAATTCTGCAGAAGTCTTATAAAGAGAAGGAACGGCAAATTTTTCATCGGGGCTAAGCCAATCGGCTACCCTAACATCAGGCGAAATAAAAACATAACCGGCATTTTTTCCGGCATTTAAAATAAGGGAGGAAGAAATATAATGAGGAGTATGCCAGATAAGGGAAAGCTCGGAACCTGTAAGAGAATAAAAATTATCTTCATTACGGGCCAGTCCCTGCTTTATAAAATTATCGTCTATACGATAAGCCGTATCGTTCAAATTCCATGTGGTAAAGAAAAGGGAACCGCATTGGTGTCCGCTTTTTACAATCTCTTTTACGGCATTGGGGTTTTGCCTCATTGCTTCACCATTTATAAAAAAAGTTGAACTTATATTATTCTTTTTTAAGGTATAAAGAATGCTCGCAATTCCGTCCATATCATCCATGGCATCAAAGACTAAGGCAACCCGTTTTTTCCCGCTTCGGCTTCCATGCGAAAAAACGGAAGAAGAATTGGCACTTTCATAAGAAATCTTTTTTTGAGTTTTTTCCTTTAAAAAGTTTCCGTCTTCCAAAAGCGGACGGGTTATAAAATCTTTAAGACGGCGAATATAAATCATATTAGCAAAATAGCCCGAATTTGAATCTATGTAAATTCTATCCGAAAGATTAGCGTTTTTCTTTTGCATGATTTTTTTTGAAGAATGAGTCCATTTTAAATTTGAAACATATTGCAAGACATCTGCATTATCGGAGTCCTGAGGAGCGCCATCCGTCTCATTATTCCGGACGCTTTTCAAACTTATTAAAATTTCCTTGCCTGAGTCCGCCCAGCTATAATCCTGCATTGACGAAACGGAAATCTTTTTCCTGCCTGTATCGGAAGAACTATCGTTAAGATTATACTCGTAAATATAATTTTCACCGCCTAAAAAAAAGGTAAAATTATTTTTCCAAACAGCCGAGACAATTTTTTCATCAGAAAAAACATCTAGCTTTTTCCATGAAGGTGCACCGTTTTCTTCCGTGAGCGAAGTATCATAAAAAACAACTCCCTCGTCTTCCTTAAAAACGGCAACTTCAAAATTAGTGGAAGCTGCAAGAAACGAGCTTTTTTCGGTGACGGGAATTTTTTCAAAACTTGAAGAAGAAGGAAGAATTTGCCATGCCCTTAAAATTTTTG is from Treponema denticola and encodes:
- a CDS encoding DUF4398 domain-containing protein: MKKLITILIFLTVLIPLVALSYDDNEYQRKSRAYTELAAKAYDEGDYEASIEYSKLAESYAQQSADFIQRMLAKTEAEQEMNKARTRFTWAKANGAEEKYPDAYRTAEEALNAGSIAFDNENYDVAVVCAQRVMDALSVVKGKDDTGLAELPSQYRIRTWRGEKDCLWNIAAKKEVYGNPFMWRKLYEANKDKLPDANNPNWVEPDIILTIPSIKGEKRSGLYDPSKTYKRFK
- a CDS encoding polysaccharide deacetylase family protein, with translation MKKKLKFALPVCFIFFSLLNLHSELSFESADINTEGDILFDIKADAYEGYSYKTLFKYSNENNKIEQLTFFPEKLQLLGNNKFLQVSNRFGIIRLDLKSGAVDSHSDFEPLSASNSSKIGALNNIKASPDGRWLALVEPSTLVFGRLVLMDTDTGRRYILSNKNVRNDLPVSWSPDSKIILYEDDGVIYFARPEWFSESTFTDKNFRKLSQGKIKNLKWISSSEFVFLSGNALYRVSSTELFTKAFYAPLFSAGKLAAKIPSDFSPAFDSVFIAPDGKTAVFVKGKRNVYRIKLDGDDYVNVYSSDSIPYLLLPGNTAEVSVHWKDNSPIVFAEGLAGGSKILRAWQILPSSSSFEKIPVTEKSSFLAASTNFEVAVFKEDEGVVFYDTSLTEENGAPSWKKLDVFSDEKIVSAVWKNNFTFFLGGENYIYEYNLNDSSSDTGRKKISVSSMQDYSWADSGKEILISLKSVRNNETDGAPQDSDNADVLQYVSNLKWTHSSKKIMQKKNANLSDRIYIDSNSGYFANMIYIRRLKDFITRPLLEDGNFLKEKTQKKISYESANSSSVFSHGSRSGKKRVALVFDAMDDMDGIASILYTLKKNNISSTFFINGEAMRQNPNAVKEIVKSGHQCGSLFFTTWNLNDTAYRIDDNFIKQGLARNEDNFYSLTGSELSLIWHTPHYISSSLILNAGKNAGYVFISPDVRVADWLSPDEKFAVPSLYKTSAELIEDIADAVQPGSIIPIRIGRSLSTRSDYLYYNLQLLIDVLTEMGYEITDVKTLMGLK